In a genomic window of Gadus chalcogrammus isolate NIFS_2021 chromosome 17, NIFS_Gcha_1.0, whole genome shotgun sequence:
- the zgc:92594 gene encoding E3 ubiquitin/ISG15 ligase TRIM25: MACVHPELSSSVLREELTCPVCLDVYRDPRLLPCGHNFCLGCLRRLQHQAPSQRGHFSCPECRESHRCSAKFQKNFKLANIADDFRRRGRLASSSSTAMTSGEPSLGSSSSLAALPCLASRLSVPCDYCPPPSGAGAAEPPVVNGEQGEPAGGAGGASGDSSEGATVAVATPAVKTCLKCEVSMCAEHVRPHLELPAFREHPLTDPLDDLRSRKCPSHDEIYRYYCLDDKVCVCNACTIEGGHAGHSIKTLRNTARDLKESLDKQLYRLERRFTTTEKKVHEQREKERQNRKFSEDSEQCLAVLGAELKAKVDGFMGQLRGCAQGHSDANRRVIQKNLQRVGQDQARLQGVRCGMETLLLENDPFRFIQAYKTTRKQCRRQLRRNMFYPEYVDMETDALGDAMNREMIQFLEVTLQSLIITAVEHLRHLPEAGEEGEQEGMEEEEEEEEVTEEEDDDEEDESSDENRSEGEEEAEEEEEEEDQSDSADDLYSPEEDYEEEEGEEEEEEEEEV, from the exons ATGGCGTGTGTCCACCCGGAGCTGTCCAGCAGCGTGCTGAGGGAGGAGCTGACGTGCCCCGTGTGCCTGGACGTGTACCGGGACCCCCGCCTGCTGCcctgtggacacaacttctgcctGGGCTGCCTGCGCCGGCTGCAGCACCAGGCCCCGTCGCAACGCGGCCACTTCAGCTGCCCCGAGTGCCGCGAGAGCCACCGCTGCTCCGCCAAGTTCCAGAAGAACTTCAAGCTGGCCAACATCGCCGACGACTTCCGCCGCCGCGGCAGGTTGGCGTCGTCGTCGTCGACGGCAATGACGTCGGGAGAACCGTCGCTgggctccagctcctccttggCCGCTCTGCCCTGCCTGGCTTCTCGACTCTCGGTCCCGTGCGACTACTGTCCGCCGCCGTCGGGGGCCGGAGCCGCGGAGCCACCCGTCGTCAACGGGGAGCAAGGGGAGCCtgcggggggggcgggcggggcctCGGGCGACTCCTCCGAAGGCGCCACCGTCGCCGTGGCGACCCCCGCCGTGAAGACGTGTCTGAAGTGCGAGGTGTCGATGTGCGCCGAGCACGTCAGGCCCCACCTTGAGCTGCCGGCGTTCAGGGAGCACCCGCTGACCGACCCGCTCGACGACCTCCGCAGCCGCAAGTGTCCGAGCCACGACGAGATCTACAG GTACTACTGCCTCGACGAcaaggtgtgcgtgtgcaacGCCTGCACCATCGAGGGGGGGCACGCGGGGCACAGCATCAAGACCCTGAGGAACACCGCCAGAGACCTGAAG GAGTCTCTGGACAAACAGCTGTACCGTCTGGAGCGGAGGTTCACCACCACAGAGAAGAAGGTCCATgagcagagggagaaggagcgaCAGAACCGG AAGTTCTCGGAGGACTCGGAGCAGTGTCTCGCCGTGCTGGGGGCGGAGCTGAAGGCCAAGGTGGACGGCTTCATGGGCCAGCTGCGGGGCTGCGCCCAGGGCCACAGCGACGCCAACCGCCGGGTCATCCAGAAGAACCTGCAGCGCGTGGGCCAGGACCAGGCCCGGCTGCAGGGGGTCCGCTGCGGCATGGAGACCCTGCTGCTGGAGAACGACCCCTTCCGCTTCATCCAG gCATACAAAACGACAAGGAAGCA GTGCCGTCGTCAGCTGAGGAGGAACATGTTTTACCCTGAGTACGTGGACATGGAGACGGATGCCCTCGGCGACGCCATGAACCGGGAGATGATTCAGTTCCTGGAAGTGACCCTCCAGTCGCTCATCATCACCGCCGTCGAGCACCTCC GGCATCTTCCGGAAGCAGGCGAggaaggagagcaggaggggatggaggaggaggaggaggaggaggaggtgacggaggaggaagacgacgacGAAGAGGACGAGAGCAGCGATGAGAACCGAAgcgagggcgaggaggaggcagaggaggaggaagaggaggaggaccagagcGACTCGGCCGACGACCTTTACAGCCCAGAGGAGGACTACGAAGAAGAGGAgggcgaagaggaggaggaggaggaggaggaggtttaa
- the mrpl48 gene encoding 39S ribosomal protein L48, mitochondrial produces MSLLIRQLQVSLTQQSILTNQASALLQRVTSSLPAPLCRLAPTNERHYRTMPTHGIGRWKYLLPKEVPRKKRDKLQMKPIRGSTATEYGSLSVKVSGYDMTVVEHYSQYIHNLCNRLGVRVSESYALPTKSTEVMLMQEQGTKMYIDALLKTHERIVQISSMNATLCPTFMDVVLQNQPEGVQLSVKEHVERDFLERFKARPQLEGLMAQVNQRD; encoded by the exons ATGAGCCTGCTCATCCGACAG TTGCAGGTGTCCCTCACACAACAATCAATTTTGACCAATCAAGCATCAGCTTTATTACAAAG GGTCACATCATCTTTGCCTGCCCCTCTTTGCA GACTTGCTCCTACGAATGAGAGGCACTACAGAACGATGCCAACACATGGCATCGGCAGGTGGAAATATCTGTTGCCCAAAGAAGTG CCCAGGAAGAAGCGGGACAAGCTTCAGATGAAGCCCATCCGGGGATCCACCGCCACGGAGTACGGCTCTCTGAGCGTCAAGGTGTCGGGCTACGACATGACGGTGGTGGAGCACTACTCCCAGTACATCCACAACCTCTGCAACCGGCTCGGCGTCAGGGTGTCGGAAAG CTACGCTTTACCAACAAAGAGCACAGAGGTCATGCTGATGCAGGAGCAAGGTACCAAGATGTACATCGACGCCCTCCTCAAGACGCACGAGAGGATCGTCCAG ATCAGCAGCATGAACGCCACCTTATGCCCCACCTTCATGGACGTGGTTCTCCAGAACCAACCGGAAGGCGTTCAGCTTTCAGTCAAGGAG cacGTGGAGAGAGACTTCCTGGAGCGCTTCAAGGCGCGACCCCAGCTGGAGGGTCTCATGGCGCAGGTGAACCAGCGGGACTGA